The proteins below are encoded in one region of Stenotrophomonas bentonitica:
- the nuoF gene encoding NADH-quinone oxidoreductase subunit NuoF, with amino-acid sequence MAHHHAPSGPVGPAPLPHQVVYTTLHYDTPWSYENYLKTGGYAALRKILEEKISPEQVIEMVKQSNLRGRGGAGFPTGLKWSFMPKGTMQKYILCNSDESEPGTCKDRDILRYNPHSVVEGMAIACYATGSTVGYNYLRGEFHHEPFENFEQALADAYANGWLGKDILGSGVDIDIYGALGAGAYICGEETALMESLEGKKGQPRYKPPFPANFGLYGKPSTINNTETYASVPAIIRNGPEWFQGLSLTKNGGPKIFSVSGCVQQGGNFEVPLGTTFDELLEMAGGLKPGRTLKGAVPGGVSMPVLKAEELKGLQMDYDTLRALGTGLGSGAIVVLDDSVCCVKFACRISQFFHKESCGQCTPCREGTGWMHRVLERIVAGKATMEDLHQLKAVAGQIEGHTICAFGEAAAWPIQGFLRQFWDEFEYYIVNGHSMVDGKKVEAAAA; translated from the coding sequence ATGGCACATCATCACGCACCGTCCGGTCCCGTCGGTCCCGCACCGCTGCCGCACCAGGTGGTCTACACCACCCTGCATTACGACACCCCGTGGTCGTACGAAAACTACCTCAAGACCGGTGGCTACGCCGCCCTGCGCAAGATCCTCGAAGAGAAGATCTCGCCGGAGCAGGTCATCGAGATGGTCAAGCAGTCGAACCTGCGCGGCCGTGGTGGCGCGGGCTTCCCGACCGGCCTGAAGTGGTCCTTCATGCCCAAGGGCACCATGCAGAAGTACATCCTGTGCAACTCGGACGAGTCCGAGCCGGGCACCTGCAAGGACCGCGACATCCTGCGCTACAACCCGCATTCGGTGGTGGAAGGCATGGCGATCGCCTGCTACGCCACCGGCAGCACCGTGGGCTACAACTACCTGCGCGGTGAATTCCACCACGAGCCGTTCGAGAACTTCGAACAGGCCCTGGCCGACGCGTACGCGAACGGCTGGCTGGGCAAGGACATCCTTGGCAGCGGCGTGGACATCGACATCTATGGCGCGCTGGGCGCCGGCGCCTACATCTGCGGCGAAGAAACCGCGCTGATGGAGTCGCTGGAAGGCAAGAAGGGCCAGCCGCGCTACAAGCCGCCGTTCCCGGCCAACTTCGGCCTGTACGGCAAGCCGTCGACGATCAACAACACCGAGACCTATGCCTCGGTGCCGGCGATCATCCGCAATGGTCCGGAGTGGTTCCAGGGCCTGAGCCTGACCAAGAACGGCGGTCCGAAGATCTTCTCGGTCTCCGGCTGCGTGCAGCAGGGCGGCAACTTCGAAGTGCCGCTGGGCACCACTTTCGACGAGCTGCTGGAAATGGCCGGCGGCCTGAAGCCGGGTCGCACCCTGAAGGGCGCGGTGCCGGGCGGCGTCTCGATGCCGGTGCTGAAGGCCGAAGAACTCAAGGGCCTGCAGATGGACTACGACACCCTGCGTGCCCTGGGCACCGGCCTGGGGTCGGGTGCCATCGTGGTGCTGGACGACAGCGTCTGCTGCGTCAAGTTCGCCTGCCGCATCTCGCAGTTCTTCCACAAGGAATCCTGTGGCCAGTGCACCCCGTGCCGTGAAGGCACCGGCTGGATGCACCGCGTGCTCGAGCGCATCGTCGCCGGCAAGGCGACCATGGAAGACCTGCACCAGTTGAAGGCGGTGGCCGGCCAGATCGAAGGCCACACCATCTGTGCGTTCGGTGAAGCGGCGGCATGGCCCATCCAGGGCTTCCTGCGCCAGTTCTGGGACGAATTCGAGTACTACATCGTCAACGGTCATTCGATGGTCGACGGCAAGAAGGTGGAGGCAGCCGCCGCATGA
- the nuoE gene encoding NADH-quinone oxidoreductase subunit NuoE, translating into MKATGNFEAARDVDPMVVLSDKTRAHIDHWLSKFPPDRKRSAVLQGLHAAQEQNAGWLTDELIAGVAKYLDLPPVWAYEVASFYSMFELEKVGRHNVAFCTNISCWLNGAEDLVAHAEKKLGCKTGQSTADGRIYLKREEECLAGCAGAPMMVINGHYHERLTVEKVDELLDGLE; encoded by the coding sequence ATGAAGGCGACGGGTAATTTCGAGGCGGCGCGCGACGTCGACCCGATGGTGGTGTTGAGCGACAAGACGCGCGCACACATCGATCACTGGCTGTCCAAGTTCCCGCCGGACCGCAAGCGTTCGGCGGTGCTGCAGGGCCTGCACGCTGCCCAGGAGCAGAATGCCGGCTGGCTGACCGACGAGCTGATCGCCGGCGTCGCCAAGTACCTGGACCTGCCGCCGGTGTGGGCCTACGAGGTTGCCAGCTTCTACTCGATGTTCGAGCTGGAGAAGGTCGGCCGCCACAACGTGGCCTTCTGCACCAACATCAGCTGCTGGTTGAACGGCGCCGAGGACCTGGTCGCGCACGCCGAGAAGAAGCTCGGCTGCAAGACTGGCCAGTCCACCGCCGACGGCCGCATCTACCTCAAGCGTGAAGAAGAATGCCTGGCCGGTTGCGCCGGTGCGCCGATGATGGTCATCAATGGCCATTACCACGAGCGCCTGACCGTCGAGAAGGTCGACGAGCTGCTGGACGGGTTGGAGTAA
- a CDS encoding NADH-quinone oxidoreductase subunit D, which produces MSEFKQAHQAFASNPAELRQEIRNYTMNFGPQHPAAHGVLRLILEMDGETIMRADPHVGLLHRGTEKLAESKPFNQSIGYMDRLDYVSMMCNEHAYVRAIETLMGIEAPERAQYIRTMFDEITRILNHLMWLGSNALDLGAMAVMLYAFREREELMDCYEAVSGARMHAAYYRPGGVYRDLPDQMPKYKESRWHKGKALKNLNASREGSLLDFLENFTKEFPSRVDEYETLLTDNRIWKQRTVGIGVVSPELAHAWGMTGVMLRGSGIAWDLRKKQPYAKYDAVDFDIPLGKEGDCYDRYLVRVAEMRESNRIIKQCVDWLRANPGPVMVKNFKVAPPSREDMKDDMEALIHHFKLFSEGYCVPAGETYAAVEAPKGEFGCYLMSDGANKPFRVHLRAPGFAHLSSIDSVVRGHMLADVVAMIGTYDLVFGEVDR; this is translated from the coding sequence GTGAGTGAGTTCAAGCAAGCCCACCAGGCCTTTGCGAGCAACCCGGCCGAACTGCGCCAGGAAATCCGCAACTACACGATGAACTTCGGTCCCCAGCATCCGGCCGCGCACGGTGTGCTGCGCCTGATCCTGGAAATGGACGGCGAAACCATCATGCGTGCCGACCCGCACGTCGGGTTGCTGCACCGTGGCACCGAAAAGCTGGCCGAATCCAAGCCGTTCAACCAGTCCATCGGTTACATGGACCGCCTGGATTACGTGTCCATGATGTGCAACGAGCACGCCTACGTGCGCGCCATCGAAACCCTGATGGGGATCGAAGCGCCCGAGCGTGCCCAGTACATCCGCACCATGTTCGACGAAATCACCCGCATCCTGAACCACCTGATGTGGCTGGGTTCCAACGCGCTCGACCTGGGCGCGATGGCGGTGATGCTGTACGCCTTCCGCGAGCGCGAAGAGCTGATGGACTGCTACGAAGCGGTCAGCGGCGCGCGCATGCACGCGGCGTACTACCGTCCGGGCGGCGTGTACCGCGACCTGCCGGACCAGATGCCGAAGTACAAGGAATCGCGCTGGCACAAGGGCAAGGCCCTGAAGAACCTCAACGCCTCGCGCGAAGGTTCGCTGCTGGACTTCCTGGAGAACTTCACCAAGGAGTTCCCGTCGCGCGTCGACGAGTACGAAACCCTGCTCACCGACAACCGTATCTGGAAGCAGCGTACGGTCGGCATCGGCGTGGTCAGCCCGGAACTGGCGCATGCCTGGGGCATGACCGGCGTGATGCTGCGCGGCTCGGGCATTGCCTGGGACCTGCGCAAGAAGCAGCCGTACGCCAAGTACGACGCCGTCGATTTCGACATCCCGCTCGGCAAGGAAGGCGACTGCTACGACCGTTACCTGGTCCGCGTTGCCGAGATGCGCGAATCCAACCGCATCATCAAGCAGTGCGTGGACTGGCTGCGTGCCAACCCCGGCCCGGTCATGGTCAAGAACTTCAAGGTCGCGCCGCCCAGCCGCGAGGACATGAAGGACGACATGGAAGCGCTGATCCATCACTTCAAGCTGTTCAGTGAAGGCTACTGCGTCCCGGCCGGCGAAACCTATGCCGCGGTCGAAGCGCCCAAGGGCGAGTTCGGCTGCTACCTGATGTCCGATGGCGCCAACAAGCCGTTCCGCGTGCACCTGCGCGCGCCGGGCTTCGCCCATCTGTCCTCGATCGACTCGGTCGTGCGCGGGCACATGCTCGCCGACGTGGTGGCCATGATCGGCACCTACGACCTGGTGTTCGGTGAGGTGGACCGGTAA
- a CDS encoding NADH-quinone oxidoreductase subunit C, with amino-acid sequence MAEQASFIDRLSARFAGAQVFVVEPRGEVTLEVPAADWHATALALRDEFGFEQSVDLCGVDYLGYGSDEWDTADVSSHGFSRGVEGKGAGRFAWGEFPTRETPEGAQPQPVPLQRYAVVAQLRSYQHNLTMRIRCFAPNEELPVVASLTSVWPGLNWFEREAFDLFGVIFEGHPDLRRILTDYGFVGHPFRKDFPLIGNVEVRYDEEKKRVVYEPVTSVEPRVGVPRVNRDDARFQTAAGETAQSEASK; translated from the coding sequence ATGGCAGAGCAAGCATCCTTCATCGACCGACTTTCCGCACGTTTCGCAGGTGCGCAGGTCTTCGTGGTCGAACCCCGCGGCGAAGTGACGCTGGAAGTGCCCGCTGCCGACTGGCATGCCACTGCTCTGGCGCTGCGCGACGAATTCGGTTTCGAGCAGTCCGTCGACCTGTGCGGCGTTGACTACCTCGGCTATGGCAGCGACGAGTGGGACACCGCCGACGTCTCTTCGCACGGTTTCAGCCGTGGCGTGGAAGGCAAGGGCGCCGGCCGTTTCGCGTGGGGCGAGTTCCCCACCCGCGAAACCCCGGAAGGCGCCCAGCCGCAGCCGGTTCCCCTGCAGCGTTATGCCGTGGTCGCGCAGCTGCGTTCCTACCAGCACAACCTCACCATGCGCATCCGCTGCTTCGCGCCGAACGAGGAGCTGCCGGTGGTCGCCTCGCTGACCAGCGTGTGGCCGGGCCTGAACTGGTTCGAGCGTGAAGCGTTCGACCTGTTCGGCGTGATCTTCGAAGGCCACCCGGACCTGCGCCGCATCCTGACCGACTACGGTTTCGTGGGGCATCCGTTCCGCAAGGACTTCCCGCTGATCGGCAATGTCGAAGTCCGCTACGACGAAGAAAAGAAGCGCGTCGTGTACGAACCGGTCACCTCGGTGGAGCCGCGTGTCGGCGTGCCGCGCGTGAACCGTGACGACGCCCGTTTCCAGACCGCTGCCGGCGAAACCGCGCAGTCGGAGGCAAGCAAGTGA
- a CDS encoding NuoB/complex I 20 kDa subunit family protein — MGVIQTLDGLMNNPVPEGRVDDILRPEGDNPLLEKGYVTTSVDALLNWARTGSMWPMTFGLACCAVEMMHAGAARLDLDRYGVVFRPSPRQSDVMIVAGTLVNKMAPALRKVYDQMPDPKWVISMGSCANGGGYYHYSYAVVRGCDRVVPVDVYVPGCPPTAEALVYGILQLQKKIWRTQTIAR; from the coding sequence ATGGGAGTAATTCAGACTCTCGATGGCCTGATGAACAACCCGGTCCCGGAAGGGCGGGTCGACGACATCCTGCGCCCCGAAGGCGACAACCCGCTGCTCGAGAAGGGCTATGTGACCACCAGCGTCGACGCGCTGTTGAACTGGGCACGTACCGGCTCGATGTGGCCCATGACCTTCGGTCTGGCCTGCTGCGCGGTTGAAATGATGCATGCCGGCGCCGCGCGCCTGGACCTTGACCGCTACGGCGTGGTGTTCCGCCCGTCGCCGCGTCAGTCCGACGTGATGATCGTGGCCGGCACCCTGGTCAACAAGATGGCCCCGGCGCTGCGCAAGGTCTACGACCAGATGCCGGACCCGAAGTGGGTCATCTCCATGGGCAGCTGCGCCAACGGTGGCGGCTACTACCACTACTCCTATGCAGTGGTGCGTGGTTGCGACCGCGTGGTGCCGGTGGACGTGTACGTCCCCGGCTGTCCGCCTACCGCCGAAGCGTTGGTGTACGGGATCCTGCAGCTGCAGAAGAAGATCTGGCGTACGCAGACCATCGCCCGCTGA
- a CDS encoding NADH-quinone oxidoreductase subunit A, with the protein MLAEYLPSLLFLIVATGIGVALMLVGRFLGPRRPDLKKLSPYECGFEAFEDARMKFDVRYYLIAIQFIVFDLEIIFIVPWTQVFMELGARSLVTMGLFVGMLFLGFIYVWKKGALEWE; encoded by the coding sequence GTGCTGGCCGAATATTTGCCGTCTCTGCTGTTTCTGATTGTTGCCACCGGTATCGGCGTTGCGCTGATGCTGGTCGGTCGGTTCCTCGGTCCCCGGCGTCCAGATCTGAAAAAGCTCTCGCCGTACGAATGCGGCTTCGAGGCTTTCGAGGACGCGCGCATGAAGTTCGATGTGCGCTACTACCTGATCGCCATCCAGTTCATCGTATTTGACTTGGAAATCATCTTCATCGTGCCGTGGACCCAGGTCTTCATGGAGCTGGGCGCACGTTCGCTGGTCACGATGGGCCTGTTCGTGGGCATGCTTTTCCTCGGTTTCATTTACGTCTGGAAGAAGGGAGCGCTGGAATGGGAGTAA
- the secG gene encoding preprotein translocase subunit SecG: protein MLMLILNVVYVLVAVAMIALILMQRGSGAAAGSGFGAGASGTVFGARGASNFLSKSTKWLAVVFFGISLFMAWYASHGARPAVQQDLGVMSAPVAPAAPAVPAGELPAVPKAPEAAAPQPVPQATVPAQAETPKSGEEKPSEGSQTP, encoded by the coding sequence ATGCTGATGTTGATCCTCAATGTGGTCTACGTGCTGGTGGCAGTGGCCATGATCGCGCTCATCCTGATGCAGCGTGGTTCCGGTGCGGCCGCAGGGTCGGGGTTCGGCGCCGGTGCCTCGGGCACGGTGTTCGGCGCGCGCGGCGCGTCCAACTTCCTGTCCAAGTCGACCAAGTGGCTGGCCGTGGTGTTCTTCGGCATCAGCCTCTTCATGGCCTGGTACGCCAGCCATGGCGCCCGCCCGGCGGTCCAGCAGGACCTCGGCGTGATGTCGGCCCCGGTCGCGCCTGCCGCGCCGGCGGTCCCTGCCGGTGAGCTGCCGGCCGTGCCGAAGGCCCCGGAAGCCGCTGCGCCGCAGCCGGTTCCGCAGGCTACTGTGCCGGCTCAGGCGGAAACGCCGAAATCGGGTGAAGAAAAGCCTTCGGAAGGCTCCCAGACTCCCTGA
- the tpiA gene encoding triose-phosphate isomerase, producing the protein MRRKIVAGNWKLHGSRQFATDLVSDIVADLPKEGVDVVILPPLPYLGELVEAFEGRAVAFGSQDVSSNEKGAYTGEVCAAMLADVGARYGLVGHSERRQYHNETSELVARKFAAAVHAGLVPVLCVGETLEQREAGQTEQVIASQLTPVLDLVGPEGFQHAVVAYEPVWAIGTGRTASKEQAQQVHAFIRGEVAKRDARIADSLPILYGGSVKPDNAGELFAQPDVDGGLVGGASLVAADFLAIAHAAAGH; encoded by the coding sequence ATGCGCCGCAAGATCGTCGCCGGTAACTGGAAGCTGCACGGCAGCCGCCAATTCGCCACCGACCTGGTCAGCGACATCGTCGCCGACCTGCCCAAGGAGGGCGTGGACGTGGTGATCCTGCCGCCGCTGCCGTACCTGGGCGAGCTGGTGGAGGCCTTCGAGGGTCGCGCTGTCGCTTTCGGCTCGCAGGACGTCAGCTCCAATGAAAAGGGCGCCTACACCGGTGAGGTGTGCGCGGCCATGCTGGCCGACGTCGGCGCCCGCTACGGCCTGGTCGGCCATTCCGAGCGCCGCCAGTACCACAACGAGACCAGTGAGCTGGTCGCGCGCAAGTTCGCTGCCGCCGTGCATGCCGGGCTGGTCCCGGTGCTGTGCGTGGGCGAAACCCTGGAGCAGCGTGAAGCCGGCCAGACCGAGCAGGTCATCGCCAGCCAGCTGACCCCGGTGCTCGACCTGGTCGGGCCAGAGGGCTTCCAGCACGCCGTGGTCGCCTACGAACCGGTCTGGGCGATCGGCACCGGTCGCACCGCCAGCAAGGAGCAGGCCCAGCAGGTCCATGCGTTCATCCGTGGCGAAGTGGCCAAGCGGGATGCTAGAATCGCCGATTCGTTGCCGATCCTGTACGGCGGCAGCGTGAAGCCCGACAACGCGGGGGAGCTGTTCGCACAGCCCGATGTCGATGGTGGGCTGGTAGGCGGCGCCTCGTTGGTGGCCGCGGATTTCCTGGCCATCGCCCATGCGGCGGCCGGGCACTAA
- a CDS encoding isopenicillin N synthase family dioxygenase, whose translation MSQIPTLDITRFDSDRDAFVAELGAAYREWGFAGIRNHGIPQADIDGAYEVFKAFFALPEATKLQYHLPGTGGARGYTPFGVETAKGSKHFDLKEFWHIGREIPDDSKYRDVMAPNLWPTEVPGFREKGYGLFQALDQLGSRVLSALALHIGLPIDFFADKTNNGNSILRPIHYPPITADDIPNVRAGAHGDINFITLLVGASAAGLEVQSHEGKWVPFTSDADTIVVNIGDMLQRLTNHVYPSTIHRVVNPPGEQARQPRYSVPFFLHPNPDFLIDVLPTCITPDNPSRYPEPITAHGFLEERLREIKLK comes from the coding sequence GTGAGCCAGATCCCCACCCTCGACATCACCCGTTTCGACAGTGACCGCGACGCGTTCGTCGCCGAGCTTGGGGCGGCCTACCGTGAATGGGGTTTTGCGGGCATCCGCAACCACGGCATCCCGCAGGCGGACATCGACGGTGCGTACGAGGTCTTCAAGGCTTTCTTCGCGCTGCCCGAAGCCACCAAGCTGCAGTACCACCTGCCGGGCACCGGCGGCGCGCGCGGCTACACCCCGTTCGGCGTGGAAACCGCGAAGGGCTCCAAGCACTTCGACCTGAAGGAGTTCTGGCACATTGGCCGCGAGATCCCGGACGACTCCAAGTACCGTGACGTGATGGCGCCGAACCTGTGGCCGACCGAAGTACCGGGCTTCCGCGAGAAGGGCTACGGTCTGTTCCAGGCGCTGGACCAGCTGGGCTCGCGTGTGCTCTCGGCGCTGGCGCTGCACATCGGCCTGCCGATCGACTTCTTCGCCGACAAGACCAACAACGGCAACTCGATCCTGCGCCCGATCCACTACCCGCCGATCACCGCCGACGACATTCCCAACGTCCGCGCCGGCGCGCATGGCGACATCAACTTCATCACGCTGCTGGTCGGTGCCAGCGCCGCCGGCCTGGAAGTGCAGTCGCACGAGGGCAAGTGGGTGCCATTCACCTCGGACGCGGACACCATCGTGGTGAACATCGGCGACATGTTGCAGCGCCTGACCAACCACGTGTACCCGTCCACCATCCACCGCGTGGTCAATCCCCCGGGCGAGCAGGCGCGCCAGCCGCGCTACTCGGTGCCGTTCTTCCTGCACCCGAACCCGGACTTCCTGATCGACGTGCTGCCGACCTGCATCACCCCGGACAACCCCAGCCGCTACCCGGAGCCGATCACCGCCCACGGCTTCCTGGAAGAACGCCTGCGCGAGATCAAGCTCAAATAA